In Staphylococcus lloydii, the following proteins share a genomic window:
- a CDS encoding GNAT family N-acetyltransferase, with the protein MIRTATKHDLDSIMLLVEDAKSVMQQDNNNQWDEHYPLSEHFVDDIDNESLFVLESNSKIYGFIVVDQNQSEWYDKIEWPINRTNAYVIHRLASSPKYKGGATELFDFAVNLAEDHGVHMLITDTFALNYRAQSLFTKFGFTKVGEAEMDYHPFNKGKPFYAYYKKLEE; encoded by the coding sequence ATGATTAGAACTGCAACAAAACATGACTTAGATAGTATTATGTTACTCGTAGAAGATGCGAAATCCGTGATGCAACAAGATAATAATAATCAGTGGGATGAACACTATCCTTTATCCGAACATTTCGTTGATGATATTGACAATGAATCATTGTTCGTCCTTGAATCAAATAGCAAAATATACGGCTTTATTGTGGTCGACCAAAATCAATCTGAATGGTATGATAAAATTGAATGGCCAATAAATAGAACCAATGCATATGTAATACACAGATTGGCGAGCTCACCTAAATATAAAGGTGGCGCAACTGAATTATTCGATTTTGCCGTTAATTTAGCTGAAGACCATGGTGTTCATATGTTAATCACTGATACGTTTGCATTAAACTATCGTGCTCAAAGTTTATTCACAAAATTTGGCTTTACTAAAGTTGGAGAAGCAGAAATGGACTATCATCCTTTCAATAAAGGTAAACCATTTTATGCATATTATAAAAAATTAGAAGAATAG
- a CDS encoding S41 family peptidase, whose amino-acid sequence MSESNEDQQTAKKQKKQVNFKLSSFILMLVGIVVITAVIAVFATIAISHWASGLNSEQRTSVKKIEQAYKTLDKEYYKPTNSKKLSDAAIKGMVTKLHDPYSEYMTKEQTKSFNEDVSGDFVGIGAEMQKKHNTIQITSPMKDSPAEKAGIKPKDVVTKVDGKSVKGKPLEDVVKKVRGKKGTNVTLTVERDGQSHDIKIKRDTIHVKSVEYKKHGKVGVFTINKFQSGTSAELKSQIIKAHKQGVKNIVLDLRNNPGGLLNEAVKMANIFIDKNKTVVSLEKGKHTESIKAPNDALKEAKDMNVAILVNKGSASSSEVFTGAMKDYHKAKVYGTTTFGKGIVQTTKEFKDGSLLKYTELKWLTPHKHYIHGKGIKPNVEIKEPAYQSLTVIPNNTTYQLNDDNKNVKSIKIGLQALGYNVDNKTTKFDSELQQAVKSFQEKNNLSTTGKFDKTTNDKFTQQLVQKANKDESVLDKVIKQLK is encoded by the coding sequence ATGTCAGAAAGTAATGAAGATCAACAAACAGCTAAAAAACAAAAGAAACAAGTTAATTTTAAATTAAGTTCATTTATATTGATGTTAGTGGGCATTGTCGTAATTACTGCAGTTATCGCTGTTTTTGCCACTATTGCTATAAGTCATTGGGCAAGTGGCCTAAATAGTGAGCAGCGTACTTCTGTTAAAAAAATAGAACAAGCTTATAAAACATTAGATAAAGAATATTATAAACCTACAAATTCAAAAAAACTTTCAGATGCTGCTATTAAAGGCATGGTAACCAAATTACATGATCCATATTCTGAATATATGACCAAAGAACAAACCAAATCATTCAATGAAGATGTGTCTGGTGACTTTGTAGGTATTGGCGCAGAAATGCAAAAGAAACATAATACAATACAAATTACGAGCCCGATGAAAGATTCACCTGCAGAAAAGGCTGGTATTAAACCTAAGGACGTCGTGACGAAAGTCGATGGCAAATCAGTGAAAGGTAAACCTTTAGAAGATGTGGTGAAAAAAGTACGTGGTAAAAAAGGTACGAACGTAACGCTAACCGTAGAACGTGACGGTCAATCACATGATATTAAAATTAAACGTGATACGATACATGTTAAAAGTGTAGAATATAAAAAACACGGAAAAGTTGGCGTGTTTACTATTAATAAATTCCAAAGTGGTACTTCTGCTGAACTTAAATCGCAAATCATTAAAGCACATAAACAAGGCGTCAAAAATATCGTGTTGGATTTAAGAAATAATCCTGGTGGTTTACTAAACGAAGCTGTTAAAATGGCAAATATCTTTATCGACAAAAATAAAACAGTCGTTTCTTTAGAAAAAGGTAAACATACAGAATCCATCAAAGCACCTAACGATGCACTAAAAGAGGCAAAAGATATGAACGTAGCTATATTAGTGAATAAAGGCTCAGCTAGTTCATCTGAAGTCTTTACCGGCGCGATGAAAGATTACCATAAAGCCAAAGTTTATGGTACTACTACCTTTGGTAAAGGTATTGTTCAAACGACAAAAGAATTTAAAGATGGTTCATTACTCAAATACACAGAATTAAAATGGTTAACGCCTCATAAACACTATATACATGGCAAAGGTATAAAACCTAATGTTGAAATTAAAGAACCTGCATACCAATCACTAACTGTAATTCCTAATAATACAACTTATCAACTTAATGATGATAATAAAAATGTAAAATCAATCAAAATAGGACTACAAGCATTAGGTTACAATGTAGATAATAAAACAACAAAATTTGATTCTGAGTTACAACAAGCTGTTAAATCATTCCAAGAAAAAAATAATTTATCTACGACAGGTAAGTTTGATAAAACAACCAATGATAAGTTCACACAGCAATTAGTTCAAAAAGCTAATAAAGATGAATCTGTGTTAGATAAAGTAATCAAACAATTGAAATAA
- a CDS encoding phosphatase PAP2 family protein, translated as MSRWKRISLLIIFTLIFSVIAFFHESRLGKWIDNEVYEFIYSSESFITTTIFLGFTKVGEVWAMVCLSLLLVAYLMLKRYNIETLFFVIAMSLSSTLNPLLKNIFDRERPTLLRLIDISGFSFPSGHAMGATAFFGSGIYIANRVMKDKAKAFTIGLCALFIIMISASRVYLGVHYPTDVIAGIIGGAFCIVLSTLILRHKLQI; from the coding sequence ATGTCACGCTGGAAACGAATTTCATTACTGATTATTTTCACTTTAATATTTAGCGTGATTGCATTTTTCCATGAATCACGACTGGGTAAATGGATTGATAATGAAGTATATGAATTCATTTATTCATCCGAGAGTTTTATTACAACGACTATATTTTTAGGATTTACAAAAGTTGGCGAAGTTTGGGCTATGGTATGCTTGTCGTTATTATTAGTAGCATATTTAATGTTAAAACGTTACAACATTGAAACGCTATTTTTCGTTATCGCAATGAGCTTATCTAGCACTTTAAACCCACTTCTTAAAAATATTTTTGACAGAGAAAGACCAACGTTATTACGCCTAATTGATATTTCTGGTTTCAGTTTCCCAAGCGGACACGCTATGGGAGCAACTGCCTTTTTCGGTAGTGGAATTTATATTGCTAATCGCGTCATGAAAGATAAAGCAAAAGCATTTACAATTGGTTTATGCGCATTATTTATAATTATGATTTCAGCTTCACGTGTTTATCTAGGTGTTCATTATCCAACAGATGTAATAGCTGGTATCATTGGTGGCGCCTTTTGTATCGTATTAAGCACACTGATATTACGACATAAACTACAAATATAA
- the msrB gene encoding peptide-methionine (R)-S-oxide reductase MsrB: protein MIKKSKDELTEMEHLVTQEDGTEPPFQNEYWNHFDKGIYVDKLSGKPLFTSEEKFESDCGWPSFSKALDDEEIIELVDKSMGMIRTEVRSEDSNSHLGHVFNDGPKESGGLRYCINSAAVQFIPYDKLEELGYGDLIPHFKN from the coding sequence ATGATTAAGAAAAGTAAAGATGAATTAACAGAAATGGAACATTTAGTTACACAAGAAGATGGTACAGAACCACCATTTCAAAATGAATATTGGAACCATTTTGATAAAGGGATTTATGTAGATAAACTATCTGGCAAACCATTGTTCACTTCTGAAGAAAAATTCGAGTCAGATTGTGGCTGGCCAAGTTTTTCTAAAGCTTTAGATGATGAAGAAATCATTGAACTCGTTGACAAATCAATGGGCATGATTAGAACTGAAGTGAGATCAGAAGATTCAAATAGTCATTTAGGTCATGTATTTAATGACGGACCTAAAGAATCTGGCGGTTTACGTTACTGCATTAATTCTGCAGCAGTACAATTTATCCCATATGATAAATTAGAAGAATTAGGTTATGGAGATTTGATACCACATTTTAAAAATTAA
- a CDS encoding PTS sugar transporter subunit IIA, protein MFKKLFGKGQEAKKEIEIYAPITGEYVKIDDIPDPVFAQKMMGEGFGVKPSEGEVVSPIDGKIDNVFPTKHAIGLKAENGLELLVHIGLDTVQLDGEGFEILVESGETVNVGDPILKFDKDFIQNNAKSTTSPIIITNSDQTASVTFADATNVVKGETKIVDVTMK, encoded by the coding sequence ATGTTTAAAAAATTATTTGGTAAAGGTCAAGAAGCGAAAAAAGAAATTGAAATTTATGCACCTATTACAGGTGAATACGTAAAAATTGACGATATTCCAGATCCTGTTTTTGCACAAAAAATGATGGGTGAAGGTTTCGGCGTCAAACCAAGTGAAGGTGAAGTTGTATCACCAATCGATGGTAAAATCGATAATGTATTCCCAACGAAACACGCAATCGGTTTAAAAGCTGAAAATGGCTTAGAGCTTTTAGTTCATATTGGTTTAGATACAGTTCAATTAGATGGAGAAGGTTTCGAGATTTTAGTCGAAAGTGGAGAAACTGTAAATGTTGGTGATCCAATTCTAAAATTCGATAAAGACTTTATCCAAAACAATGCTAAATCTACAACATCACCAATTATTATTACTAATTCAGATCAAACAGCATCCGTTACTTTTGCAGACGCTACGAACGTAGTAAAAGGCGAAACTAAAATTGTAGATGTGACAATGAAGTAA
- a CDS encoding undecaprenyldiphospho-muramoylpentapeptide beta-N-acetylglucosaminyltransferase encodes MSKIAFTGGGTVGHVSVNLSLIPTAIEQGHEAFYIGSKNGIEKEMIASQLPNITYHSISSGKLRRYISLENIKDVFKVLKGILDARKVLKKEKPDLLFSKGGFVSVPVVIAARSLKIPTIIHESDLTPGLANKIALKFAKKIYTTFEDTVKYLPQDKADFVGATVREDLKSGNKSRGYQLTNFSNDKKVLLVMGGSLGSRKLNEIIRGNLDGLLKTYQIIHLTGKGLLDEKLQDREGYSQFEFVKDDLTDLLAITDTVISRAGANAIYEFLSLKIPMLLIPLGLDQSRGDQIDNAKNFAKKGFGSYIMEDELTEDKLAKQLIDIENNRDTIIEQMNSYKESYTRHDLFDKIITDALQ; translated from the coding sequence ATGTCAAAAATTGCATTTACCGGCGGCGGTACTGTTGGACATGTTTCAGTCAATTTAAGTTTAATTCCAACTGCAATTGAACAAGGTCATGAAGCTTTTTATATCGGTTCGAAAAACGGTATCGAAAAGGAAATGATTGCATCACAATTACCTAATATTACTTATCATAGTATCTCTAGTGGTAAGTTAAGACGTTATATTTCTTTAGAGAATATTAAAGACGTTTTCAAAGTGTTAAAAGGTATTCTTGATGCTCGAAAAGTATTAAAAAAAGAGAAGCCAGATTTATTATTCTCAAAAGGCGGTTTCGTCTCAGTACCTGTTGTAATTGCTGCGCGTTCTCTTAAAATACCTACAATTATTCATGAATCAGATTTAACACCAGGACTAGCGAATAAAATCGCTTTAAAATTTGCTAAGAAAATATACACAACATTTGAGGATACGGTTAAATATTTACCTCAAGATAAGGCAGATTTTGTTGGTGCAACAGTGCGAGAAGATTTAAAAAGTGGAAATAAATCTAGAGGCTATCAATTAACTAACTTTTCGAATGACAAAAAAGTATTACTTGTTATGGGCGGTAGTTTAGGTAGTAGAAAGTTAAATGAAATTATTCGTGGCAATTTAGATGGTTTATTAAAAACTTACCAAATTATTCATTTAACTGGTAAAGGTTTACTTGATGAAAAATTACAAGATCGCGAAGGTTATAGTCAATTCGAATTCGTGAAAGACGATTTAACTGATTTGTTAGCTATCACAGATACTGTCATTAGTCGTGCAGGAGCAAATGCGATTTATGAATTTTTAAGTTTAAAAATACCAATGTTATTAATCCCACTTGGCTTAGATCAATCTCGTGGAGATCAAATCGACAATGCGAAAAACTTTGCTAAAAAAGGTTTTGGTAGCTACATTATGGAAGATGAGTTAACAGAAGATAAATTAGCTAAACAATTAATTGATATTGAAAATAATAGAGATACAATTATAGAACAAATGAATTCCTACAAGGAAAGTTACACAAGACACGACTTATTTGATAAAATCATCACAGATGCATTGCAATAA
- a CDS encoding YozE family protein — MKNYSFYQFALTVRGRKNDKGELAEQIFDDLSFPKHEKDFNMLSEYIETHGDFTVSMSVFDDLYEEYLEWLRF; from the coding sequence ATGAAAAATTATTCATTTTACCAATTTGCATTAACAGTACGAGGACGTAAAAATGATAAAGGTGAATTAGCAGAACAAATATTTGATGATTTGTCTTTTCCTAAACACGAAAAAGATTTCAATATGCTTTCTGAGTACATTGAAACTCACGGTGATTTTACTGTATCTATGTCTGTTTTTGATGATTTATATGAAGAATATTTAGAATGGTTACGCTTCTAA